DNA from Synechococcus sp. CBW1108:
TTGTCCGCCATGGCTCCTGTTCCCGGCACCATCTCATTTTGTTGACCCAGCTGTTGGCCCAGCAACTCGCTCAGCGCAGACACGGCCGCACCAGAAGACCATCCTGCGGGGATGGGCTGGGAATGACCTTGAGCGTCATGTCTTGATCCGGCTCCAGCACCAGGGTCAGCTGTTTGAGCAGTCCCACCGCCAGCAGGCGTATCTCCAGCTCGGCCAGAGCCTTGCCCAGGCAAACCCGCTCCCCACCGCCGAAGGGCAGCAGGGCGGCTGTGCTTTCTCCGCCGAGATGGCGCTGGGGCCGGAAGGCCTCCAGATCCTCTTCTTTGCTGCCATAGCGGTGGCTGGCGGTGATGCTCACCTGCACCACCAGATCGGCCGGAATCTGCACATCCGCCAGCACAATCGGCTCCCGGGTGCGACGAAAGAAGCCACCCACCGGCGGAGCCAGACGCATCACTTCTTTGAGCACCGCATCGAGACGCGGTGCGCGGCTGGCGTCGTAGGCGGTTAGTTCCTCCCCCTGGGCCGGGGGCCAAGCCAGGCCGTCGAGCTCCTGCTGCAGCCAGACCAAGTCAGAGGGATTTTGCAGCAGGCTCAGCAGCAGACAACTCAGGGAAGATGCGGTGGTTTCGTAGCCGGCGAACAGCAGCAGGAGCAGCTGCTCGGCTACGTCGTCGTCTTCCAGGGGCAGACCGGCTTCATCCAGGCCACCAGATAGCAGATCGAGCCCGCCAGCTGCCAGGGGTACTCCGGCTGCCGCGGCGCCCTGGGCCTTCTCGAGC
Protein-coding regions in this window:
- a CDS encoding cytochrome P450; the encoded protein is MSPDPAVLRPLPTTPAVSGVLETLSFLRDPDFARSRFERYGDVYGTTLLGQRTVFIRGQRAINDLFAQGDALEGWWPESVRKLLGPLSLANRNGADHKARRRVVGQLFAAAALKRYSPAIVELVDDLNRELLAEPAPVALVPKLRRFAFSVIASTVLGLDGVDREVLFDDFETWCRGLFSLPFALPGSPYARALQARQGLLRRLGAVLEKAQGAAAAGVPLAAGGLDLLSGGLDEAGLPLEDDDVAEQLLLLLFAGYETTASSLSCLLLSLLQNPSDLVWLQQELDGLAWPPAQGEELTAYDASRAPRLDAVLKEVMRLAPPVGGFFRRTREPIVLADVQIPADLVVQVSITASHRYGSKEEDLEAFRPQRHLGGESTAALLPFGGGERVCLGKALAELEIRLLAVGLLKQLTLVLEPDQDMTLKVIPSPSPQDGLLVRPCLR